ataggatagtactaATAGCACAaaataagtcaccaaatggacgaagaagtattggcagaccaagaacaACATGTtccgataacttaaacaatttagaagGCTAatactaaagaagaagaaacaggctttaaagcctacatacaagaaggaataagaagaagaagaagaagtctatattctctgccatgattgcgctatcgtctgcaaatcttatgttattaatgGTACTCCCTCCAATCCTTACACCTTCAGTTCTTTCCCATAATGCctcctgaaatattagttgggAGTATACATTAAATAATTGTGGCGACAGGCGACAGCACGCATACCTGTCTGACTCCTCTTTGATTTTGCACTTGGTTTGTCTCACTATCTTCTACCCATACGACCGCTGTTTGATTGTAGTATagatttttgattaatttaataTCCTTGGGAGATAGCTGTATGTGTATCAATGCATGTATGAGTTTACCATGTTGAACTCTGTCAAACGCGTTTTGGAAATCTATATAACATATGAATTCGTTTTTATTGTATTCCCTGCATTTTTGTATAGTACCGTCATTTCgcacaatgcctctcttgttcctaTTCcacctctaaatccaaactgtGTGTTGTCTAATtgtttttcacattttttgtatcatTTACGCTGTTGAATAACTTTGAGTAGTATTTTAAGGTGTAGCTCATTCATAAGACTAATTAGTCGGTACTTATCGCAAGATTTAGGATTATTTTTCTTGGGTAAGCGTAGAAAGATATATTTTAACCATTCATCAGGGAGTTGACCGTCGTGGTATATttcacaagaataaaaaaccgccaaaCGCTGTAAAAATGAGTGGAGCATACATACATTATTCCaactacaaaagagctgatatgtgtataatattacctattacgtgacgcgaaaatttattttcattttgatggaaaataaaattatagttttattttgaaagattttttcataatatttgctaaatttgaaaaaaacgcgACACAAAAGAGTAAATTTATTACAGTTTGCATACTAAGGCTTTTTGTGGCGTGTTTTACTTAGATCAGGTTTAGTAGAGTTTGCTCGGGATGTAAATGATACAAATTTAGTTTTTTGAAGATTAAACAGAAGCGCCTGACTAATGGACCAGTCAGAGAATGTTTTCAGTGAATTTGTTATTTTATCTAGCAAAAAATGTATGTCCTTATTACGATATCGCACTGTAGAGTCATCCGCATAAAGTTATAAAAATTCATCAGACATTACATATGGTAGTTCATTAATATACAAGATAAATAATATCGGGCCCAATATGGAGCCCTGTGGTACTCCATTCTTATTAACAATCAGATCAGACATTGATATTTTGGAGTTATGTCTTATTTTAACTATTTGGTGTCGGTCTTTCAGATAGGATTCAAACCAACTATGGGCAACTctagtattgtccttttcatgagcatttttcagtgtgtaacaaatgataggaaaaagggtacgTCCGTGATaatacaaatttataatatttattctaacatgacattttagttaaatctgacatttgtcacattttattttcaatttggaataaaaacaaatcatatgtgtttcttgcatttataaaatggtattttctttgatttgtatagtcttataaattatacagattatatttataatattattatctaattaaaaaaaatatttttttattatggcgccatctatcgacaactagaataactagaataaatgttgtaaatgtctgtaatcacggacgtgcctttttttctgtcacatacaatttaatgcgttagaaagaaatcgaaaaactgtgacgcactgaaagatgtcatgagaaaaagaataacacCATATCTGTACAATTTATCCAGGAGTACATCGTGTTGTACACAATCAAAAGCAAGACTGAGGTCACAAAAAAATGGCAGTCGGATTTTCACTATTTTCAGTTGAAATTAAAAATTGGACTGCAAAAGTCACAAACGACGAAGTCCTAAGAAGAAGTGGATATGGCAGGAAGCTTATGAACACaatcaaaataagaaaaacatcgtatctgaACCACATACTTCGTAACGATAAAAATACATTCTGCTACACATTATCACGCACGTAAGAGTAGAGGGGAAGAAggcttgggaagaaagaagaaatcttggctgaggaatatcagagactggactaacctcagtgttgaatagacatttcacgttgcaaaagtcagagaagcgtttaaaaaagttgtcgccaaccttcgttagaagacggcacaagaagaagaagaagaagaagaagaagaagaagaagaagaagaagaagaagaagaagaagaagaagggtatTGACGATAAAGACCTacgtacagtcgaacccgcttattagaatacctgttaaaggaatatcctGCTAACAAGAATAGAAATTTGCGGTCCCGGAACGTTTCTACTAGGCACCAATGAtgggttattagaatatccctatTATAAGCATAATTTTGCTTGACatgaaggctattccaataagtgGGTTCGAttgtattattaaaaatatttactgaCAACAACGTGCAAACTTCAAGATTGACCGGGAAAATTCAAGAGTCCCCACAAGTATTTAACATCTATTCCGAGTTCGTTTTCAATAAATTAGTGGATAATGTTCACTGTGGTATCAAAATTAATGGCGCCAATATTCTCTTCTCAAGAAACTGGAAGCCTTTGAAACCTGAGTGTAtcggagaatcctacgaataagttgggtggatagagttcgtaacgaaatTGTTTAGTatcggatgggaaaagtcacggaattcatcagaacagttaaaaatcaaAAACTTGGATATTTTGGACATGCTATGCGACACCCAGAtatatataatatactccatttaataatataaGGTAAGGGAGTCGTAAGAAAATGGCCAGGGCGAACAAGAACGTCATTGCTTTGAAACCTGAGAAAACGGTTTAATAGATcatctgcatcccttttccgagctacCGTCAACAAAAGTCAATATAAATTAATACTAAATACCCTTTTTGTTTATGGATTGCTTTGCAAAACGTTGCTTTAAGGTTATTTCTCGGCGTTTTAACAAACAACTCTAGTCGAAGATATTTGTTCTGGGATTTTACAACAGTATTTTGGATTTTACGTAAAAAGAAATAGAACTTTCTCCAATTATTAATCATTCTAAATATTATTACATTATGGACAAATTACATATCAGTTAGGTCAGAAGTTAAGAAAACAAATGGTTGCTTTAAAAGAGTAGCACTTAACCATCGAATATGTCATACATTGTTAAACAGTTGTCAAGTAAAATTATACACAtatctaataataattattataaattattattccATCGTCACCATGAGAAGTTTAATACTTGCCACGATTGTACTGTTCGCCGTTTATCAGACAGTAGATGCAGATGGTCTAATAGCCTGCCACCCAAACTTTTGCAACGATAGTCACGGCAAATGTACAGAAAACCTGGTTTGCAGTGATTCTGAAATTCTGGTTCCAAAGGGCAGTCTCTGCGGATGTTGCGATGACTGCTACAGAAAACTAAGTAAGTAATTATTCTACTTATCGACAATATCTATTTAAATCACTAAAACTACAATACAGTCAAAAACAATAGACACGAGGATTTTGGAATTTTCTTCTCCTTCTAGTtactatccgtttcggatgttgaaAATCTGTTTGGCAATCGTATCCTTGGTCGTTGCTGCTCGAACAGTTCCGTTGaggtttttttaaactatgttgtCAGATTCCGTAGCCATGATATTTTCCATCTACCGGGTCCTCACTTACCTTGGACTTTACCTTGCAATATTAACTGCAGCAGGAAATAACGGTGCCGATTTCTCATAACGTGTGTAGATACTGCAATTTTATGCATTTGATGGTaaactccaaagatttttcaaccaaatctataaaaaaggaaaattccctgtccaatggcttgtatctacctttattcctttgccaaaaaagaacaacgcaacaaagtgtcaagagcaccgattgataagtctgatgagccattctttaaaaatattcctcaaagttcttcactacagaatctccacaaaatgcgataaggttgttggttgctcacaatttggatttcgaaaaggcctgggtaccagggaagcactagttgcagcccaagtgctagctcagaactgctacgatcaaaggaaaaatgtaatgatgtgctttatagattatgaaaaagccttcgatcgagtacaacatcataaactcgtacacatactaaaacaactcgacatagatcaaaaagacattcgttgcatagaggctctttactggaatcaaagagctgtcgtcaaggtggataatgaaacaacgcaaacTGAAAacattctcagaggtgtaagacagggatgcattctctctccactactgttcaatctatattcagaaagtatcttccaggaagctcttgaggaatgcgaaagcggcatcaaagtaagtggtacctgggtcaataatatacgatatgcggatgactcggtcttaatagcagacaatatagaagacctccaaaaccttcttagtaaaattggagagcatagcgagaacatgggacttagcaccaatataaaaaagacgaagttccttataatcagccgtcaattatgtcaacatcaaaatgcaagactagcatataacaaccaagatgtagagcgcttaagaaagtttaagtacctgggaacctggctatgtgaagactggatgtcggatatggaaattaaatgtcggatagaaagagccagaagtactttcatgaaattcagaaaggttttt
This genomic window from Diabrotica virgifera virgifera chromosome 1, PGI_DIABVI_V3a contains:
- the LOC114330569 gene encoding uncharacterized protein LOC114330569, whose amino-acid sequence is MRSLILATIVLFAVYQTVDADGLIACHPNFCNDSHGKCTENLVCSDSEILVPKGSLCGCCDDCYRKLNEGEACRSRFFGGGPFRGKCVDGLECNAEGKCAKVY